The Fluviicola sp. genome contains a region encoding:
- a CDS encoding methyltransferase domain-containing protein: MMHLDKQKEWFSTWFDSPFYHVLYDERNDKEANEFLDNLVALLDPEPGSTALDLACGAGRHSRALASHGLKVSGCDLSPNSIEEAKKHSDPSLKFFVHDMREKLDDNYQYVFNLFTSFGYFEDVCENAKILKSVHDALVDPGILVIDFMNAHKVVQIVQNQRFRQDIQKCDIIFHVKKEVINGRIIKTIAFEHDGKSYFFQEKVQALELSDFEKLLADAHFEIIQLAGNYKLEAFDLEQSDRLILICKKK; encoded by the coding sequence ATGATGCATTTAGACAAGCAAAAGGAATGGTTCTCTACCTGGTTTGATTCTCCGTTCTACCATGTATTGTACGACGAAAGAAACGACAAGGAGGCCAACGAGTTTCTGGACAACCTCGTGGCGTTACTCGATCCCGAACCGGGATCCACCGCGTTGGATTTGGCCTGTGGTGCCGGAAGACATTCCCGCGCTTTGGCTTCTCACGGCCTGAAAGTTTCCGGCTGCGACTTGTCTCCGAACAGTATTGAAGAAGCTAAAAAACATTCGGACCCAAGCCTTAAATTCTTTGTCCACGACATGCGTGAAAAGCTGGACGATAACTACCAGTACGTTTTCAACCTGTTCACCAGTTTCGGGTATTTTGAAGATGTGTGCGAAAATGCGAAGATTTTAAAAAGCGTTCACGATGCCCTGGTTGACCCGGGAATCCTGGTAATCGATTTCATGAATGCCCATAAAGTCGTTCAGATTGTCCAAAATCAGCGGTTCCGCCAGGATATTCAAAAGTGTGACATCATTTTCCATGTTAAAAAAGAAGTGATAAACGGACGCATCATTAAAACCATTGCTTTCGAACACGACGGAAAATCCTATTTTTTCCAGGAGAAGGTTCAGGCACTGGAATTAAGTGATTTTGAAAAACTATTGGCCGATGCTCATTTTGAGATTATTCAATTGGCCGGCAACTATAAACTGGAAGCTTTCGACCTGGAACAATCGGATCGTTTAATTCTTATCTGCAAAAAGAAATGA
- a CDS encoding ZIP family metal transporter: MSEIITTIFFLILSVIVGGVLVVFLEKKNQATFIKLSLAFSGGFLLAIAFIHFLPELYAEQHTSIGVWVLVGFLVQLFLEYFSGGIEHGHIHAHANKKIPYGMLISLSIHSFIEGIPLANNAVHEHTHEHLIGQHHNSLLLGIILHQLPVAIALMTLLRQSLIKSTTSWILLILFGLMTPLGLIFGKLLPMDSAIPFMDILLALVVGMFLHISTTIIFETNENHRFNLAKLTAILLGVGLSVGLI; the protein is encoded by the coding sequence ATGAGCGAAATCATAACTACCATTTTCTTTTTGATCCTCTCCGTAATAGTAGGCGGAGTGCTGGTTGTTTTCCTGGAGAAAAAGAACCAGGCCACTTTTATTAAACTTTCCCTGGCATTCAGCGGCGGATTCCTCCTGGCAATAGCCTTTATTCATTTTTTGCCGGAACTTTATGCCGAACAGCACACTTCCATCGGTGTCTGGGTATTGGTTGGTTTCCTGGTGCAATTATTCCTGGAATATTTCTCCGGGGGAATTGAACACGGCCACATCCATGCACACGCAAACAAGAAAATCCCTTACGGAATGTTGATTTCTTTGAGCATACACTCTTTTATAGAAGGAATTCCGCTGGCAAACAATGCCGTACACGAACACACGCACGAGCATTTGATCGGACAACACCATAATTCGTTATTACTGGGAATTATCCTTCACCAGCTTCCTGTTGCCATTGCATTGATGACTTTATTGAGACAATCTTTGATCAAATCAACGACTTCCTGGATTTTATTGATTCTCTTCGGTTTAATGACTCCGCTCGGTTTGATTTTCGGGAAACTGCTTCCGATGGATTCCGCAATTCCGTTTATGGATATCTTACTGGCATTAGTGGTTGGAATGTTCCTGCATATTTCAACGACAATCATTTTTGAGACCAATGAAAATCACCGCTTCAACCTGGCGAAACTCACAGCGATCTTGTTGGGAGTGGGATTGAGTGTTGGTTTGATCTAG
- the hemH gene encoding ferrochelatase translates to MSKKIGVLLIQLGTPDSPNNSDVRRYLKEFLMDPRVIDIPYFSRLLLVRGIIVPFRTPKSAKIYKQLWELGNGKSPLLTYTEEVKRLLQKRFESDNVTIEMAMRYQNPSMESVLERMRKANYEQIIILPLFPQYASASTGSAVDKAMEIIKKWWVIPDIKIISQFYNHEGYIDSIVERAKQFDIASYDKIMFSYHGLPERQVDKVYDSGLCQDHDCEKEITEENKFCYKATSYETTRLIAAKLGLTEDQYIVSFQSRLDEKWIQPFSDKVIEQWGKEGKKRVLAFSPAFVADCLETLIEIGGEYQEIFEEHGGEKVQLVPSSNDHPRFIDCLEDLIRKV, encoded by the coding sequence ATGAGTAAGAAAATTGGAGTGTTATTAATCCAGTTGGGAACACCTGACAGCCCGAATAATAGTGATGTACGACGTTATTTGAAGGAATTCTTAATGGATCCCAGAGTCATTGATATTCCTTACTTTTCGCGGTTGTTATTGGTGCGTGGGATCATCGTTCCGTTCAGAACTCCCAAGTCGGCTAAGATCTACAAGCAATTGTGGGAACTTGGAAACGGTAAATCACCGTTGCTAACCTATACGGAAGAAGTAAAACGCTTGCTTCAAAAGCGCTTCGAATCTGACAATGTAACGATAGAAATGGCGATGCGCTATCAGAATCCTTCCATGGAATCGGTTTTGGAACGCATGCGCAAGGCAAATTACGAACAAATCATCATTCTTCCGTTATTTCCCCAGTATGCAAGTGCCTCCACGGGTTCTGCAGTGGACAAAGCCATGGAGATTATCAAAAAATGGTGGGTAATCCCGGATATAAAGATCATTTCCCAATTCTACAACCACGAAGGGTACATTGATTCGATTGTGGAAAGAGCAAAACAATTCGACATAGCTTCTTATGACAAGATCATGTTTTCTTATCACGGACTTCCGGAAAGACAAGTAGATAAAGTTTATGACTCCGGGTTGTGCCAGGATCACGATTGTGAAAAGGAAATCACGGAAGAAAATAAGTTCTGTTACAAAGCAACAAGTTATGAAACAACCCGCCTGATCGCTGCCAAATTAGGTTTGACGGAAGATCAGTACATTGTGAGTTTTCAGTCGCGTTTGGATGAAAAATGGATCCAGCCTTTTTCCGATAAAGTGATTGAACAATGGGGGAAAGAAGGGAAGAAGCGCGTATTGGCTTTTAGTCCGGCTTTCGTAGCGGATTGTTTGGAAACATTGATCGAGATCGGTGGAGAGTACCAGGAAATTTTTGAAGAACACGGCGGCGAAAAAGTACAGTTGGTGCCAAGTTCCAATGATCACCCAAGGTTTATCGATTGCCTGGAAGATTTGATACGGAAAGTATAA
- the lpdA gene encoding dihydrolipoyl dehydrogenase, with product MSTFDVAIIGSGPGGYVAALRCAQLGLNTALIEKYPTLGGTCLNVGCIPSKALLDSSEHFFNAKHNFATHGIKVDNVEADITQMIKRKEDVVTQTCNGIKFLMDKNKVTVYQGVGSFVDKTTIAIKDGQGNSTNITAKNTIIATGSKPNFFPGMEPDKKRIITSTEALKMTEIPKRMIVIGGGVIGLELGSVYARLGTEVEVVEFAPAILPTMDLSLGKELTKILKKEGFKFHLEHKVQKVENTGNGVKLTALNKKDEEVTLEADYCLVAVGRKAYTEGLGLENVGLAANNRGQIDVNDHLQTAVPNIYAIGDVVRGAMLAHKAEEEGVVVAEQLAGQKPHINYNLIPGVVYTWPEIASVGKTEEELKAAGVEYKAGSFPMKALGRARASMDITGFVKILADAKTDEVLGVHMIAARAADMIMEAVTAMEFRASAEDISRICHAHPTFSEAIKEAALAATDNRALHI from the coding sequence ATGAGTACGTTTGATGTTGCGATTATCGGTTCTGGTCCTGGTGGATATGTGGCCGCTCTTCGCTGTGCACAATTAGGATTGAATACTGCCCTGATCGAAAAATACCCGACTTTGGGAGGAACTTGCTTAAACGTAGGATGTATTCCTTCGAAAGCGTTATTGGACTCTTCAGAGCATTTTTTCAACGCGAAGCACAACTTTGCAACTCACGGAATCAAAGTAGATAATGTAGAAGCGGACATCACGCAAATGATCAAGCGTAAGGAAGATGTGGTGACACAAACCTGTAACGGGATCAAATTCCTGATGGACAAAAACAAAGTGACTGTGTACCAGGGAGTAGGTTCATTTGTAGATAAAACTACGATCGCAATCAAAGACGGTCAGGGAAACAGCACCAACATCACAGCGAAAAACACCATTATTGCAACGGGATCAAAGCCAAATTTCTTCCCGGGAATGGAACCGGATAAAAAACGCATCATTACTTCCACGGAAGCATTGAAAATGACTGAAATTCCGAAACGCATGATCGTGATCGGAGGTGGAGTAATTGGTTTGGAATTGGGATCTGTTTACGCACGTTTGGGAACGGAAGTAGAAGTGGTGGAATTTGCACCGGCTATCCTTCCTACAATGGACCTTTCATTGGGAAAAGAATTAACTAAAATCCTGAAAAAAGAAGGATTCAAGTTCCATTTGGAGCATAAAGTTCAGAAAGTTGAAAACACCGGAAACGGAGTTAAATTGACTGCTTTGAACAAAAAAGACGAAGAAGTAACCCTGGAAGCTGATTACTGTTTGGTAGCAGTTGGACGTAAGGCATATACGGAAGGTTTAGGCCTTGAAAATGTTGGTTTGGCGGCAAATAATCGCGGTCAGATCGATGTGAACGATCACTTGCAAACAGCAGTTCCGAATATCTACGCAATCGGTGATGTAGTTCGTGGGGCCATGTTGGCGCACAAAGCGGAAGAAGAAGGAGTGGTAGTTGCTGAGCAATTGGCCGGACAAAAACCGCATATCAATTACAACCTGATCCCGGGAGTAGTTTATACCTGGCCGGAAATCGCTTCCGTTGGTAAAACAGAAGAAGAATTGAAAGCTGCAGGAGTCGAGTATAAAGCAGGTTCATTCCCGATGAAAGCATTGGGAAGAGCGCGTGCGTCCATGGATATCACCGGGTTTGTCAAGATTTTGGCAGATGCTAAAACCGATGAGGTACTGGGAGTTCACATGATCGCGGCACGTGCTGCAGATATGATCATGGAAGCCGTTACAGCAATGGAATTCCGTGCTTCTGCAGAAGATATCTCACGCATTTGTCACGCACACCCGACTTTCTCAGAGGCAATCAAAGAAGCAGCTTTGGCAGCAACAGACAACAGAGCGTTGCATATTTAA
- the lipA gene encoding lipoyl synthase encodes MSEEITTAENNVRIKKPNWLRVKLPIGENYKKVRALVDEHKLHTICESGSCPNMGECWGEGTATFMILGNICTRSCGFCAVQTGRPDAVDEFEPGKVAHSIKTMQIKHAVITSVDRDDLKDGGAGIWVQTVRAVRHQSPGTTMETLIPDFAGKWENLQQIIDVAPEIVSHNLETVRRLTKQVRIQAKYDRSLEVLFRLKKGGMRTKSGVMLGLGETDEEVIETMEDLRAVGVDILTLGQYLQPTPKHLPIVEFVTPERFDKYRELGLKMGFRFVESGPLVRSSYHAEKHIFDL; translated from the coding sequence ATGTCAGAGGAAATTACAACAGCAGAAAACAACGTTCGTATCAAAAAGCCAAACTGGCTGCGCGTAAAATTACCGATCGGTGAGAATTACAAGAAGGTACGTGCGCTGGTGGATGAGCATAAATTGCATACCATTTGTGAAAGCGGTTCTTGTCCGAATATGGGCGAGTGCTGGGGCGAAGGAACGGCAACGTTCATGATCCTTGGAAATATCTGTACGCGTTCGTGTGGTTTCTGTGCGGTTCAAACCGGCCGCCCGGATGCAGTTGATGAATTCGAGCCGGGAAAAGTGGCTCACTCCATCAAGACCATGCAGATCAAACACGCTGTAATTACTTCCGTAGACCGTGATGACCTGAAGGATGGCGGAGCCGGAATCTGGGTTCAGACCGTTCGCGCGGTTCGTCACCAAAGCCCGGGAACAACGATGGAAACATTAATTCCTGATTTTGCCGGGAAATGGGAAAATTTACAGCAGATCATTGATGTAGCTCCTGAAATCGTTTCACACAACCTTGAAACAGTGCGCCGTTTGACCAAACAAGTGCGTATCCAGGCAAAATACGACCGAAGCCTGGAAGTGCTTTTCCGTTTGAAAAAAGGCGGAATGCGTACAAAATCCGGAGTAATGCTTGGTTTGGGCGAAACAGACGAAGAAGTGATCGAAACGATGGAAGATTTGAGAGCAGTTGGAGTGGATATCCTGACTTTGGGCCAATACCTGCAGCCAACCCCAAAACATTTGCCGATTGTTGAATTCGTAACTCCGGAACGTTTCGATAAGTACCGCGAATTGGGTTTGAAAATGGGCTTCCGTTTCGTGGAAAGCGGTCCGCTGGTGCGTTCTTCCTACCACGCTGAAAAGCATATTTTTGATTTATAA
- a CDS encoding OsmC family protein, with amino-acid sequence MPTSTVKYLGGLRTECTHLQSGTVIHTDAPTDNHGKGEKFSPTDLVATAYASCMISIIGIYCNEHGHNYENGSATVTKVMAASPRRIGKLVIDIDLRNNGWDEATIEKVKRAALACPVAKSVSEDIELEITFNV; translated from the coding sequence ATGCCAACATCAACAGTAAAATATCTCGGAGGACTGCGCACGGAATGTACGCACCTTCAATCGGGAACTGTCATTCACACGGATGCGCCGACGGACAATCACGGAAAAGGAGAAAAATTCTCACCGACAGACCTGGTTGCAACGGCTTATGCTTCCTGCATGATCAGCATCATTGGTATTTACTGCAATGAGCACGGGCACAATTATGAGAACGGATCAGCCACAGTAACGAAAGTAATGGCTGCTTCCCCGAGAAGAATCGGTAAATTGGTGATTGACATCGATTTGAGAAATAACGGCTGGGACGAAGCAACGATTGAAAAGGTAAAACGCGCCGCTTTGGCTTGCCCGGTTGCAAAATCAGTTAGTGAAGATATCGAACTTGAAATCACATTCAATGTATAA
- the rlmB gene encoding 23S rRNA (guanosine(2251)-2'-O)-methyltransferase RlmB: MYNKKNDREESRGGFNRDKRNFERKPKEDPSDIIYGIRVVIEAIKNEVEINKILIQKGIDKELFEELRTVLTGKDYQLQFVPVEKLNKLTANNHQGVIAFTSPVEYKNIEDLCDQWLSEGKEPCILVLDRITDVRNFGGIARTAACMGVDAILIPSKGSALVSADAIKTSAGALHTIPVCKTDLLKNSLFYLQQSGFQIVSCTEKSKVSVENYSFFGPTAIILGSEEDGISHDLLKMSDARLSIPMAGDIASLNVGVATGMILYERLKQVKAAK, from the coding sequence ATGTATAATAAGAAGAACGACCGGGAAGAAAGCCGCGGAGGATTTAACCGTGACAAACGCAATTTCGAGCGCAAACCGAAAGAAGATCCGTCGGACATCATTTACGGGATCCGCGTAGTGATCGAAGCGATCAAAAACGAAGTTGAGATCAACAAAATCCTGATCCAAAAAGGAATTGACAAAGAACTGTTTGAAGAACTGAGAACGGTACTGACCGGTAAGGATTACCAATTGCAGTTTGTTCCCGTTGAAAAATTGAACAAACTAACGGCAAATAATCACCAGGGAGTGATTGCATTTACTTCTCCGGTTGAATACAAGAATATCGAAGATTTATGCGATCAATGGCTTTCCGAAGGGAAAGAACCATGTATCCTGGTACTGGACCGCATTACGGATGTCCGGAATTTCGGTGGAATTGCACGTACGGCAGCTTGTATGGGCGTAGATGCCATTTTGATTCCTTCCAAAGGAAGCGCGCTCGTTTCTGCGGATGCGATTAAAACTTCGGCGGGAGCTTTGCATACAATTCCGGTTTGTAAGACCGATCTGTTGAAAAACAGCTTATTCTATTTGCAGCAAAGCGGTTTCCAGATCGTTTCCTGTACCGAGAAATCGAAGGTTTCCGTTGAGAACTATTCGTTCTTTGGCCCGACAGCGATTATCCTCGGATCCGAAGAGGACGGTATTTCACACGACTTATTGAAAATGTCGGATGCGCGTTTATCTATCCCGATGGCGGGAGATATTGCTTCCCTGAACGTAGGAGTAGCAACCGGAATGATCTTATACGAACGTTTGAAACAAG